In Geopsychrobacter electrodiphilus DSM 16401, a single window of DNA contains:
- a CDS encoding polyprenyl synthetase family protein, with protein MERVSALIQGDMLAVEARFRKNLASDVPLIGQVGEYLLSSGGKRIRPMLLLLAAKLCDYTGDYHIELAGVIEFIHSATLLHDDVVDGAELRRGNRSANAVWGNEASVLVGDFLFAKSFSVMVGCKSLKILQLLSDTTTQMAEGEVQQLLNTADLEVNEKRYLEVIRDKTAILIAAACQVGAVLAEASPEREDALREFGFEIGIAFQLMDDALDYVADQKEFGKTRGHDLEEGKMTLPLIRTYALVDEAERAEIKRVIELDDLSDRDLERVCELIEAHNGIEYTRMRAVERIQLAKSHLEIFPQSEVRDALFDLADYVVARSK; from the coding sequence ATGGAGCGAGTTTCGGCCCTGATACAGGGAGACATGCTGGCCGTTGAGGCACGATTCCGTAAGAATCTGGCGTCTGATGTACCATTGATTGGTCAGGTGGGAGAGTACCTGCTTTCCAGTGGTGGCAAGAGAATCCGTCCGATGTTGTTGCTGCTGGCAGCAAAGTTGTGTGATTACACAGGGGACTATCATATTGAGCTCGCAGGTGTAATCGAGTTCATTCACAGCGCGACATTATTGCATGATGATGTCGTCGATGGCGCCGAGCTGCGGCGCGGCAACCGCTCGGCCAATGCTGTTTGGGGGAACGAGGCCTCAGTTCTGGTTGGGGATTTCCTCTTTGCCAAGTCTTTTTCGGTTATGGTTGGCTGCAAGAGTTTGAAAATCCTGCAACTGCTCTCCGACACTACGACTCAGATGGCCGAAGGCGAGGTGCAGCAGTTATTGAATACGGCTGACCTTGAGGTCAATGAAAAGCGATATCTCGAGGTTATCCGCGATAAAACGGCTATCCTTATTGCCGCCGCCTGTCAGGTAGGCGCTGTGCTTGCGGAGGCGTCTCCCGAACGGGAAGATGCCTTGCGTGAGTTCGGCTTTGAAATTGGGATAGCTTTTCAGTTGATGGACGATGCTCTCGACTACGTTGCCGATCAAAAAGAGTTTGGCAAGACGCGTGGACATGACCTTGAAGAAGGGAAGATGACGCTGCCGCTGATCAGGACCTATGCGCTTGTTGATGAGGCCGAACGGGCTGAAATCAAGCGGGTCATTGAACTCGACGACCTGTCAGATCGCGACCTCGAGCGCGTTTGTGAATTGATCGAAGCGCATAATGGCATTGAATATACCCGCATGCGGGCTGTTGAAAGAATACAGCTTGCAAAATCACATCTTGAAATTTTCCCGCAGAGTGAGGTGCGCGACGCACTTTTTGACCTCGCAGACTATGTCGTGGCACGCAGTAAATAA